From a single Cyanobacterium stanieri LEGE 03274 genomic region:
- a CDS encoding molybdopterin molybdotransferase MoeA, giving the protein MLPIQEAFDIIIDYVKPLDEIETVNLSQAYNRILGKAINSPHDFPYWDNSAMDGYGVRSEDLAKIKDGKDVYLEIVEEIPAGYVPQKRIKSNQCARIFTGAMMPDGADTVVMQEKTDSHGKLVKILESSPRGNFVRKKGSFYGANDGLLPAGVKINSPEMAILATAQCTEVNVVRSPLVAILSTGDELIYPHETLSRGKIIDSNQYLLHSFISQNGAISVPMGIIPDQKEQLEGAIASALEKADFVLSTGGVSVGEYDYVKEILVKLGGKILMEKVAIKPGKPLTVAVFPDNKLYFGIPGNPVSTMVICWRFLKSAISKLSGETNYYLPQIVEAICQENLKAEEKRECYLWGRANIVNGQYHFNLSQGLHNSGNLINLQQTNGLAILPVGVSHVKQGDKIKIMLV; this is encoded by the coding sequence ATGTTACCCATCCAAGAAGCCTTTGATATTATTATCGACTATGTTAAACCATTAGACGAAATTGAAACGGTTAATTTAAGTCAAGCCTATAATCGCATATTAGGGAAAGCCATAAATTCTCCCCATGATTTTCCTTATTGGGATAATTCTGCCATGGATGGTTATGGGGTGCGCTCGGAGGATTTAGCAAAAATTAAGGATGGTAAGGATGTTTATTTAGAAATAGTTGAAGAAATTCCTGCGGGTTATGTTCCCCAAAAAAGGATTAAGTCTAATCAATGCGCTCGTATTTTTACAGGGGCAATGATGCCTGATGGGGCAGATACGGTGGTAATGCAGGAGAAAACCGACAGCCATGGTAAGTTGGTAAAAATACTTGAATCTTCCCCTAGGGGAAATTTTGTGAGAAAAAAAGGCTCTTTTTATGGAGCGAATGATGGTTTATTACCTGCGGGGGTGAAGATAAATTCCCCTGAAATGGCTATTTTGGCCACTGCTCAATGTACGGAAGTAAATGTAGTGCGATCGCCCTTAGTTGCCATACTATCCACGGGAGATGAATTGATTTACCCCCATGAAACCCTGAGTAGAGGTAAAATTATCGATTCTAATCAATACCTATTACATAGTTTTATCAGCCAAAATGGGGCTATTTCCGTCCCTATGGGCATTATACCTGACCAAAAAGAACAATTAGAAGGGGCGATCGCTTCTGCCCTCGAAAAAGCCGATTTTGTATTATCCACAGGGGGAGTTTCTGTGGGTGAATATGACTATGTCAAGGAAATATTAGTTAAATTAGGGGGCAAAATATTGATGGAAAAAGTAGCCATCAAACCGGGTAAACCCCTTACCGTAGCTGTTTTTCCCGACAATAAATTATACTTTGGGATTCCGGGTAATCCAGTTTCTACCATGGTAATATGTTGGCGTTTCCTAAAAAGTGCCATATCTAAATTGTCAGGAGAAACAAACTATTATTTACCTCAAATTGTCGAGGCTATCTGTCAAGAAAACCTGAAGGCAGAAGAAAAAAGGGAATGTTATCTATGGGGAAGGGCAAATATTGTTAATGGGCAATATCATTTTAATCTTTCTCAAGGGCTTCACAATTCAGGAAACTTGATTAACCTACAACAAACCAACGGTTTAGCTATTCTTCCTGTGGGGGTTTCCCATGTTAAGCAAGGAGATAAAATTAAAATAATGTTAGTTTAA
- a CDS encoding metal-sensing transcriptional repressor, producing the protein MATVDHGTQHHHDHHGNNASHGHIHSEESRRKLINRLSRIEGHVRGIKTMINEHRDCPEILIQIAAIRGALDRVARIILDEHLSECITRAAEDGTIDIEIEALKAALDRFLPS; encoded by the coding sequence ATGGCTACAGTAGATCATGGCACCCAACATCATCACGATCACCACGGAAACAATGCCAGTCATGGTCATATTCACAGCGAAGAATCCCGCCGTAAATTAATTAATCGTTTATCCCGCATCGAAGGTCATGTTAGGGGTATTAAAACCATGATTAATGAACATAGAGACTGCCCAGAAATTCTCATTCAAATTGCCGCCATTAGAGGCGCTCTTGATCGGGTAGCCAGAATCATTTTAGATGAACATTTAAGCGAATGTATTACCCGTGCTGCCGAAGATGGTACCATAGATATAGAAATAGAAGCCCTCAAGGCTGCCCTTGATCGATTTTTGCCATCTTAG
- a CDS encoding RNA recognition motif domain-containing protein, giving the protein MSIYVGNLSYSVSKDDLNEVFAEYGTVTRVHIPTDRETGRMRGFAFVEMENETQEDAAIEALDGAEWMSRELKVNKARPRENRDSFRGGGGRRNGDRF; this is encoded by the coding sequence ATGTCGATATATGTAGGAAATCTTTCCTATAGTGTAAGCAAGGATGATCTAAATGAGGTCTTTGCAGAATATGGTACAGTAACAAGGGTTCATATTCCCACTGATAGAGAAACAGGTCGTATGCGTGGTTTTGCATTCGTAGAGATGGAAAACGAAACCCAAGAGGATGCGGCCATTGAAGCCCTAGACGGTGCTGAGTGGATGAGTCGAGAACTAAAGGTTAATAAAGCTAGACCCCGTGAAAATAGAGATTCTTTCAGGGGTGGCGGTGGTCGTAGAAATGGCGATCGCTTCTAA
- a CDS encoding DUF3598 family protein codes for MSSQWERLLKNRGVWLGSFTQFSPRGEFIKDTPTEIKLEGLNEDKTIRLTVTRLGQDSPPHINEFTYLNRSIFLFEEGHFSKGNLQFSPFSTFGAEFGFCKEDRRLRMVQLFDKNSIFEQATLIREFRENTSKQEKPPLSLNQLIGEWQGEAITLYPDWREPEKYATKLILEEKGNQVKQTITTPHLEFTSTAQVENNALTFSETGQQIRCLLLPDGASLTVPLKITHRQPFFLECGWLVESNQRLRIIRRYDETGAWQNVTLVTEFKQS; via the coding sequence ATGTCTTCTCAATGGGAACGTTTATTAAAAAATAGAGGGGTTTGGCTAGGTTCTTTTACTCAGTTTTCCCCCCGAGGAGAGTTTATCAAAGACACCCCCACCGAAATTAAATTGGAGGGCTTAAATGAAGATAAAACCATCCGTTTAACAGTGACAAGATTAGGGCAAGATAGCCCACCCCACATTAACGAATTTACTTATCTTAACCGTAGTATTTTCCTGTTTGAAGAAGGACATTTTTCTAAAGGCAATTTACAATTTAGCCCTTTTTCTACCTTCGGAGCAGAGTTCGGTTTTTGTAAAGAGGATCGCCGCTTACGCATGGTACAATTATTTGATAAAAATAGTATCTTTGAACAAGCCACCCTCATTAGGGAATTTAGGGAAAATACCTCCAAACAAGAAAAGCCTCCTCTGTCATTAAATCAACTCATCGGAGAGTGGCAAGGGGAAGCTATCACCCTTTATCCTGATTGGCGTGAGCCTGAAAAGTATGCAACTAAATTGATACTCGAAGAAAAAGGCAATCAAGTAAAACAAACCATTACAACACCTCACTTAGAATTTACCTCCACTGCCCAAGTAGAAAATAACGCCCTTACTTTTTCCGAAACAGGGCAACAGATTCGCTGTTTATTGTTACCTGATGGCGCATCCCTCACCGTGCCATTAAAAATTACCCATCGTCAACCCTTTTTCCTCGAATGTGGTTGGTTAGTTGAATCGAATCAGAGATTAAGGATTATTCGGCGTTACGATGAAACAGGGGCATGGCAAAATGTCACCTTAGTGACGGAATTTAAGCAATCATAA
- a CDS encoding ATP adenylyltransferase family protein, with translation MGNNNLDLWSKISATTIQALEEKALKPIETQYEFLKENNIDFIIRILDNIQRKEQAKKKQKKHQKEASYNPFLPYEDKLYVDDLGDSHVCILNKYNVVNNHVLIITREFEPQENLLTLKDLESFWQVLRQVSGLGFYNAGPLAGASQPHKHLQVIPFPLAPNSQGFPIENIVLKYRSKLSDHQIITLDELPYVQAIAFHNLLGKSSLECAKIIEEIYQKMLDYLAIENDGKTSRGNYNLLVTKQWMMMIPRRQPKAQSISINSLGFAGALLVKNQEQLDIIKEYKPLHILKQVGIEQ, from the coding sequence ATGGGTAATAATAATCTTGATTTATGGAGCAAAATAAGTGCGACAACCATTCAAGCACTAGAAGAAAAAGCCTTAAAACCAATTGAAACTCAGTATGAATTTTTAAAAGAAAATAACATTGATTTTATCATTAGAATTTTAGATAATATTCAACGTAAAGAACAAGCCAAAAAAAAACAAAAAAAACACCAAAAAGAAGCTAGTTATAATCCTTTTTTACCCTATGAGGATAAACTTTATGTGGATGATTTAGGTGATAGTCATGTTTGTATCTTAAATAAATATAATGTTGTTAATAATCATGTTTTAATTATTACCCGTGAGTTTGAACCCCAAGAAAATTTATTAACGTTAAAAGATTTAGAGTCTTTTTGGCAAGTGTTACGACAGGTTAGCGGTTTAGGATTTTATAATGCTGGACCTTTAGCCGGAGCATCTCAACCTCACAAACATTTACAGGTGATTCCATTTCCCCTTGCCCCTAATTCTCAGGGTTTTCCCATAGAAAATATCGTTCTTAAATATCGTTCAAAATTGTCAGATCATCAAATTATTACCCTTGATGAATTGCCTTATGTACAGGCGATCGCCTTTCACAATCTTTTAGGAAAATCAAGTTTAGAATGTGCGAAAATAATCGAAGAAATATACCAGAAAATGCTAGACTATCTAGCTATAGAAAATGATGGTAAAACATCCCGAGGAAATTACAATTTATTAGTCACAAAACAATGGATGATGATGATTCCTAGAAGACAACCTAAAGCCCAATCTATTTCTATTAATTCCCTTGGATTTGCTGGGGCTTTATTAGTTAAAAATCAAGAACAATTAGATATTATTAAAGAATATAAACCCTTACATATTCTCAAACAAGTAGGAATCGAGCAATAG
- a CDS encoding ferredoxin-thioredoxin reductase catalytic domain-containing protein: protein MTSDNQNKKLEAMKNFAEQYAKRTDTYFCADPSVTAVVIQGLAQHKEELGAPLCPCRYYEDKEAEVKNTFWNCPCVPMRERKECHCMLFITPDNEFAGEKQEISWEDLQGVQ from the coding sequence ATGACCTCAGATAATCAAAATAAAAAGCTAGAGGCAATGAAAAACTTTGCCGAACAGTATGCTAAACGCACAGATACATATTTTTGCGCCGATCCTTCAGTTACTGCGGTAGTTATTCAGGGTTTAGCACAGCATAAAGAAGAATTAGGAGCGCCCCTTTGTCCTTGTCGTTATTATGAAGATAAGGAAGCAGAGGTTAAAAATACTTTTTGGAATTGCCCCTGTGTACCGATGCGCGAAAGAAAAGAGTGTCACTGTATGTTATTTATTACCCCTGACAATGAGTTTGCTGGGGAAAAACAGGAAATTTCTTGGGAAGACTTACAAGGGGTACAATAG
- the psbN gene encoding photosystem II reaction center protein PsbN produces MDTATVVASTIAIALLALTGFSVYTAFGPPSAQLDDPFEDHED; encoded by the coding sequence ATGGATACCGCAACAGTGGTCGCTTCTACCATTGCGATCGCCCTTTTAGCATTAACAGGGTTTTCAGTTTACACAGCTTTTGGGCCTCCTTCTGCCCAACTAGACGACCCTTTTGAAGATCACGAAGATTAA
- a CDS encoding HAD-IA family hydrolase, translated as MADKTIIFDFDGTIANTFSTVVKIVNQLALEFNYPLVDESEVFRLSNLSSKDIIKQSPVALHKIPFLMKKIKKELNSQIAFLCAFEGIKETLERLHQREYTLGIITSNWEESVREFLCRNGLEDYFQFVYSSNNLFGKHRTINRVIRHCGLSLDNTFYVGDETRDIESARKSKIQVIAVTWGFNSAEILQHYQPDFLINCPQDLLMAIDGEVIQTAKN; from the coding sequence ATGGCAGACAAAACAATTATCTTTGACTTTGATGGTACTATTGCCAATACTTTCTCCACTGTGGTAAAGATTGTGAATCAGTTGGCTTTAGAGTTTAATTATCCCTTAGTAGATGAATCAGAAGTTTTTAGGTTAAGTAATCTCAGTTCAAAGGATATTATCAAACAGTCTCCCGTCGCACTTCATAAAATACCTTTTTTGATGAAAAAAATTAAAAAAGAGTTAAATTCACAAATAGCATTTTTGTGCGCCTTTGAAGGAATAAAGGAAACTTTGGAAAGGTTGCATCAAAGAGAATATACCTTAGGGATTATTACTTCTAATTGGGAAGAGAGTGTAAGAGAATTTTTGTGTCGTAATGGCTTAGAGGATTATTTTCAGTTTGTTTACTCTAGTAATAATCTATTTGGAAAGCATCGGACTATTAATCGGGTAATTCGTCATTGTGGTTTATCTTTGGATAATACATTTTATGTGGGAGATGAAACAAGGGATATTGAATCAGCAAGAAAAAGCAAAATTCAGGTGATTGCGGTTACTTGGGGTTTTAATTCGGCGGAAATTTTACAGCATTATCAACCCGATTTTCTCATTAATTGTCCTCAGGATTTATTAATGGCTATTGATGGAGAGGTTATCCAAACCGCTAAAAATTAA
- a CDS encoding phosphoadenylyl-sulfate reductase: MYQLSTAKETLDLASVNSHLVDYSAEAIVDWANQEFGEHLVMSTSFGIQSAVMLHLVTQVVPDVPIIWIDTGYLPKETYTFAEELTNRLNLNLKVYQSEMSPARMEALYGKLWQDKSVESLNLYDRIRKVEPMQRALKELKAEAWLAGLRQNQTKFRQQLEYVNKQGEHYKILPILKWSSRDIYEYLTNHDLPYHPYFDKGYVSVGDWHSSRPLSATDGDERDTRFHGVKQECGLHLPLSNDEAQSLDSSQL, from the coding sequence GTGTATCAATTATCTACCGCCAAAGAAACCTTAGATCTAGCATCCGTTAACAGTCATTTAGTTGATTATAGTGCAGAGGCGATCGTTGACTGGGCAAATCAGGAATTTGGGGAACATTTGGTAATGAGTACCAGTTTTGGGATTCAGTCAGCAGTAATGTTACACCTTGTCACTCAAGTAGTTCCCGATGTGCCTATCATCTGGATTGACACAGGATATTTACCCAAAGAAACCTATACCTTCGCCGAAGAATTAACCAACCGATTAAACCTCAACCTCAAAGTATATCAATCGGAAATGAGTCCTGCCAGAATGGAAGCTCTTTATGGTAAACTTTGGCAAGATAAAAGCGTTGAGTCTTTAAATCTTTATGATCGCATCAGGAAAGTAGAACCCATGCAAAGAGCCTTAAAAGAACTAAAAGCCGAAGCATGGTTAGCAGGTTTGAGACAAAACCAGACCAAATTCCGTCAACAATTAGAGTACGTCAACAAACAAGGGGAACACTATAAAATTTTACCTATTCTTAAATGGAGTTCTCGAGATATTTACGAATATTTAACAAACCATGACTTACCCTATCATCCCTACTTCGATAAAGGTTATGTATCCGTAGGAGATTGGCATTCTAGCCGTCCATTAAGTGCCACCGATGGCGATGAAAGGGATACCCGTTTTCATGGGGTAAAACAAGAGTGTGGGTTACATTTACCCCTCAGTAATGATGAAGCCCAAAGTCTTGATTCTAGTCAATTATAA
- the ribH gene encoding 6,7-dimethyl-8-ribityllumazine synthase → MAVFEGNFTQDIPNLRFALVIGRFNDLITNKLLTACQDCLKRHGIDVNPEGEQVDYAWVPGSFEIPLVSRKLAETKKYDAIICLGAVIRGDTPHFDYVSNEVAKGVASASVQTGVPIIFGVLTTDTMQQALERAGIKSNHGWGYAMNAIEMATLMKQFK, encoded by the coding sequence ATGGCAGTTTTTGAAGGTAATTTTACCCAAGATATTCCCAATCTACGTTTTGCATTGGTAATTGGGCGTTTTAATGATTTGATCACCAATAAATTATTAACCGCCTGTCAGGATTGTTTAAAAAGGCATGGCATTGATGTAAACCCAGAAGGAGAACAGGTGGACTATGCTTGGGTACCCGGTAGCTTTGAAATTCCCCTCGTCTCCCGTAAGTTAGCAGAAACCAAAAAATATGATGCCATCATTTGTTTAGGGGCGGTTATTCGAGGTGATACCCCCCATTTTGACTATGTATCCAACGAGGTAGCCAAAGGGGTGGCATCAGCTTCTGTACAAACGGGAGTACCAATTATTTTCGGTGTTTTAACCACTGATACCATGCAACAGGCTTTAGAAAGGGCAGGTATTAAGAGTAACCACGGTTGGGGTTATGCCATGAATGCCATTGAAATGGCTACTCTGATGAAGCAGTTTAAATAA
- the psbZ gene encoding photosystem II reaction center protein PsbZ, with translation MGAIFQLLLTALVLFSFVMIVYVPVAYASPQNWEQSKSILYIGSGLWVALVIAVAVLNFFVV, from the coding sequence ATGGGAGCTATATTCCAATTACTTTTAACAGCATTGGTTCTTTTTTCCTTTGTAATGATCGTTTATGTACCCGTTGCTTATGCCTCTCCCCAAAATTGGGAACAGTCTAAATCCATTCTCTATATTGGTTCTGGTTTGTGGGTAGCCCTAGTAATTGCCGTCGCTGTACTTAACTTTTTCGTCGTTTAA
- the clpS gene encoding ATP-dependent Clp protease adapter ClpS, with protein sequence MVLGSAIVTPTKSEQTVRKPYPNYKVIVLDDDFNTFEHVASCLMRYIPKMTEELAWNLTNQVHFQGQAMVWAGPLEQAELYHQQLRREGLTMAPLEAA encoded by the coding sequence ATGGTATTAGGAAGTGCTATAGTTACTCCGACGAAGTCTGAACAAACTGTCCGCAAACCGTACCCTAATTATAAGGTTATCGTTTTGGATGATGATTTTAATACTTTTGAACACGTGGCTAGTTGTTTGATGCGCTATATTCCGAAGATGACGGAGGAGTTGGCGTGGAATTTGACGAATCAGGTACATTTTCAAGGTCAAGCGATGGTTTGGGCTGGCCCGTTGGAACAGGCGGAGTTGTATCATCAACAGTTAAGGAGAGAGGGTTTGACCATGGCACCATTGGAGGCAGCATGA
- a CDS encoding DUF2103 domain-containing protein encodes MSKSSEGRIVWNHSTHLDGLIPILEKLVVYEGIRTITPAVLSRSRSHIPHLKLKVSVPIRGGFKLIARQGKSVQEVFIITDLTQAELEGAIADIL; translated from the coding sequence ATGAGTAAGTCATCGGAAGGGCGCATTGTTTGGAATCATTCGACTCATTTGGATGGTTTGATCCCTATTTTGGAAAAGTTGGTAGTTTATGAAGGGATTCGCACCATTACTCCTGCGGTTTTGAGTCGATCGCGCAGTCACATTCCCCATTTAAAATTAAAGGTTTCTGTACCTATTCGGGGAGGGTTTAAGCTCATTGCCCGTCAGGGGAAAAGTGTGCAGGAGGTTTTTATTATTACGGATTTGACTCAGGCTGAGTTAGAAGGTGCGATCGCCGATATTCTTTAA
- a CDS encoding LL-diaminopimelate aminotransferase: protein MASINDNYLKLKAGYLFPEIGRRVSAFAQENPEANIIKLGIGDVTEPLPQACRDAMMKAIEDMGDRTSFKGYGPEQGYGWLREKIAQNDFQALGCDVSPEEIFISDGSKCDCGNILDIFGKNNKIAVTDPVYPVYVDTNVMAGHTGDANEKGEYEGLVYLPISANNDFTAEIPSEAVDLIYLCFPNNPTGATATKEYLQKWVNYAQENGSIILFDAAYEAFITDPNLPHSIFEIEGARECAIEFRSFSKNAGFTGTRCAFTVVPKNLKGKASDGSEVEIWKLWNRRQSTKFNGVSYIVQRGAEAVYSPEGKAEISQLVNFYLENASIIRQELTKAGLTVYGGVNAPYVWVKTPDALSSWDFFDKLLHNVHIVGTPGSGFGAAGEGYFRLSAFNSRENVIEAMKRITTTFNFA, encoded by the coding sequence ATGGCAAGTATCAACGATAATTATTTAAAATTAAAGGCTGGTTATTTATTCCCTGAAATCGGTAGAAGGGTAAGCGCTTTTGCTCAGGAAAATCCCGAGGCAAATATTATTAAATTGGGCATTGGTGATGTTACCGAACCCTTACCCCAAGCCTGTCGTGATGCTATGATGAAGGCGATTGAGGATATGGGCGATCGCACCTCATTTAAAGGATATGGCCCTGAACAGGGATACGGCTGGTTAAGGGAAAAAATTGCCCAGAACGATTTTCAAGCTCTTGGGTGTGATGTATCCCCCGAAGAAATCTTCATCTCCGATGGCTCTAAGTGCGACTGTGGTAACATTTTAGACATTTTTGGCAAAAATAACAAAATTGCCGTTACTGACCCCGTATATCCCGTTTACGTGGATACTAATGTAATGGCAGGACACACGGGAGACGCTAACGAGAAAGGAGAATATGAAGGTTTAGTATATCTCCCCATCAGTGCTAATAATGATTTTACCGCCGAAATTCCCTCCGAGGCAGTGGATTTAATTTACCTTTGTTTCCCCAACAACCCCACAGGCGCCACCGCCACCAAGGAATATTTACAAAAATGGGTGAACTACGCCCAAGAAAATGGCTCTATCATTCTTTTTGATGCCGCTTATGAAGCATTTATCACCGATCCTAATTTACCTCATTCCATCTTTGAAATTGAAGGAGCGAGAGAATGTGCGATCGAATTTCGTTCTTTTTCCAAAAATGCAGGATTCACGGGAACTCGTTGCGCCTTTACCGTAGTACCCAAAAATCTCAAAGGCAAAGCCAGTGATGGTTCTGAAGTAGAAATCTGGAAACTCTGGAATCGTCGTCAATCCACCAAATTTAATGGTGTATCCTACATTGTCCAAAGGGGTGCCGAAGCGGTATATTCCCCCGAAGGAAAAGCCGAAATTAGCCAATTAGTAAACTTCTACCTTGAAAATGCCAGTATCATTCGCCAAGAGTTAACCAAAGCAGGTTTAACCGTCTATGGTGGCGTAAATGCTCCCTATGTGTGGGTAAAAACCCCTGATGCTTTATCTAGTTGGGATTTCTTTGATAAATTGCTTCACAACGTGCATATCGTGGGTACTCCAGGTTCTGGATTTGGTGCGGCTGGGGAAGGTTATTTCCGTCTGAGTGCATTTAACAGTCGTGAAAATGTCATCGAAGCTATGAAGCGCATTACCACTACTTTTAATTTCGCTTAA